The Myotis daubentonii chromosome 9, mMyoDau2.1, whole genome shotgun sequence genome has a segment encoding these proteins:
- the LOC132241359 gene encoding RNA-binding protein 4 isoform X1, protein MVKLFIGNLPREATEQEIRTLFEQYGKVLECDIIKNYGFVHIEDKTAAEDAIRNLHHYKLHGVNINVEASKNKSKTSTKLHVGNISPTCTNKELRAKFEEYGPVIECDIVKDYAFVHMERAEDAVEAIRGLDNTEFQGKRMHVQLSTSRLRTAPGMGDQSGCYRCGKEGHWSKECPIDRSGRVADFTEQYNEQYGAVRTPYTMSYGDSLYYNNAYGALDAYYKRCRAARSYEAVAAAAASAYNYAEQTLSQLPQVQNTAMANHLTSTSLDPYDRHLLPTSGAAATAAAAAAAAAAVTAASSSYYGRDRSPLRRATAPVPTVGEGYGYGHDNQLSQASAAARNSLYNMARYEREQYADRAQYADRSQYADRAQYADRARYSAF, encoded by the exons ATGGTGAAGCTGTTCATCGGAAACCTGCCCCGggaggccacagagcaggagaTCCGCACACTCTTCGAGCAGTACGGGAAGGTGCTGGAATGTGACATCATTAAGAACTACGGCTTCGTGCACATAGAGGACAAGACGGCGGCAGAAGATGCCATCCGCAACCTGCACCACTACAAGCTGCACGGGGTGAACATCAATGTGGAAGCCAGCAAGAATAAGAGCAAGACCTCCACAAAGTTACATGTGGGCAACATCAGTCCCACTTGTACCAACAAAGAGCTTCGGGCCAAGTTTGAAGAGTACGGTCCAGTCATCGAATGTGACATCGTGAAAGATTACGCCTTCGTACACATGGAGCGGGCAGAGGACGCGGTCGAGGCCATCAGGGGCCTCGACAACACAGAGTTCCAAG GCAAACGAATGCACGTGCAGTTGTCCACCAGCCGGCTTAGGACTGCGCCCGGGATGGGAGACCAGAGCGGCTGCTATCGGTGCGGGAAAGAGGGGCACTGGTCCAAAGAGTGTCCGATAGATCGTTCGGGCCGAGTGGCAGACTTTACCGAGCAATATAATGAGCAATATGGAGCAGTGCGTACACCTTACACCATGAGCTATGGGGATTCATTGTATTACAACAACGCATACGGAGCGCTCGATGCCTACTACAAGCGCTGCCGTGCTGCCCGGTCCTATGAGGCAGTGGCGGCTGCAGCTGCCTCCGCGTATAATTACGCAGAGCAGACCTTGTCCCAGCTGCCACAAGTCCAGAACACAGCCATGGCCAATCACCTCACCTCCACCTCTCTCGATCCCTACGATAGACACCTGTTGCCGACCTCAGGAGCTGCTGctacagctgctgctgctgcagcagccGCTGCTGCTGTTACTGCAGCTTCCTCTTCATATTACGGGCGGGATCGGAGCCCCCTGCGTCGCGCTACAGCCCCAGTCCCCACGGTTGGAGAGGGCTACGGTTACGGGCATGACAATCAGTTGTCCCAAGCTTCAGCAGCCGCGCGGAATTCCCTGTACAACATGGCCCGGTATGAGCGGGAGCAGTATGCAGATCGGGCGCAGTATGCAGATCGGTCGCAGTATGCAGATCGGGCGCAGTATGCAGATCGGGCGCGGTATTCAGCCTTTTAA
- the LOC132241359 gene encoding RNA-binding protein 4 isoform X2: protein MVKLFIGNLPREATEQEIRTLFEQYGKVLECDIIKNYGFVHIEDKTAAEDAIRNLHHYKLHGVNINVEASKNKSKTSTKLHVGNISPTCTNKELRAKFEEYGPVIECDIVKDYAFVHMERAEDAVEAIRGLDNTEFQGPMDCRPVMLLNILQDKLTCPHKVIQSQMSVVPRLKPSSR from the exons ATGGTGAAGCTGTTCATCGGAAACCTGCCCCGggaggccacagagcaggagaTCCGCACACTCTTCGAGCAGTACGGGAAGGTGCTGGAATGTGACATCATTAAGAACTACGGCTTCGTGCACATAGAGGACAAGACGGCGGCAGAAGATGCCATCCGCAACCTGCACCACTACAAGCTGCACGGGGTGAACATCAATGTGGAAGCCAGCAAGAATAAGAGCAAGACCTCCACAAAGTTACATGTGGGCAACATCAGTCCCACTTGTACCAACAAAGAGCTTCGGGCCAAGTTTGAAGAGTACGGTCCAGTCATCGAATGTGACATCGTGAAAGATTACGCCTTCGTACACATGGAGCGGGCAGAGGACGCGGTCGAGGCCATCAGGGGCCTCGACAACACAGAGTTCCAAG GACCTATGGATTGTAGGCCAGTgatgctgctgaacatcctgCAGGATAAGCTCACCTGCCCCCACAAAGTTATCCAGTCCCAAATGTCAGTAGTACCAAGGCTGAAACCCTCTTCTAGGTGA
- the LOC132241359 gene encoding RNA-binding protein 4 isoform X3: MVKLFIGNLPREATEQEIRTLFEQYGKVLECDIIKNYGFVHIEDKTAAEDAIRNLHHYKLHGVNINVEASKNKSKTSTKLHVGNISPTCTNKELRAKFEEYGPVIECDIVKDYAFVHMERAEDAVEAIRGLDNTEFQGGMCVG; this comes from the exons ATGGTGAAGCTGTTCATCGGAAACCTGCCCCGggaggccacagagcaggagaTCCGCACACTCTTCGAGCAGTACGGGAAGGTGCTGGAATGTGACATCATTAAGAACTACGGCTTCGTGCACATAGAGGACAAGACGGCGGCAGAAGATGCCATCCGCAACCTGCACCACTACAAGCTGCACGGGGTGAACATCAATGTGGAAGCCAGCAAGAATAAGAGCAAGACCTCCACAAAGTTACATGTGGGCAACATCAGTCCCACTTGTACCAACAAAGAGCTTCGGGCCAAGTTTGAAGAGTACGGTCCAGTCATCGAATGTGACATCGTGAAAGATTACGCCTTCGTACACATGGAGCGGGCAGAGGACGCGGTCGAGGCCATCAGGGGCCTCGACAACACAGAGTTCCAAG GTGGGATGTGTGTGGGCTGA